The Hevea brasiliensis isolate MT/VB/25A 57/8 chromosome 1, ASM3005281v1, whole genome shotgun sequence genome has a window encoding:
- the LOC110640140 gene encoding bifunctional nitrilase/nitrile hydratase NIT4A, whose translation MQPTNGDQNHSIKEGMALVPAPDAPLFAEVDMGADSSALTVRATVVQASTVFYDTPATLDKAERLLAEAAAYGSQLVVFPEAFIGGYPRGSNFGAAVGNRTPKGREEFRKYHASAINVPGPEVDRLAAMAGKYKLYLVMGVIERDGYTLYCTILFFDSQGHYLGKHRKLMPTATERIVWGFGDGSTIPVIDTPIGKIGGAICWENRMPLLRTAMYGKGVEIYCAPTADARGTWQATMKHIALEGGCFVLSANQFCRRKDYPSPPEYIFSGIEEELTPDSVVCAGGSVIISPLGTVLAGPNYDGEALISADLDLGEIACAKFDFDVVGHYSRSEVLSLTVRDHPTNAVTFTSAAAKTEGSSR comes from the exons ATGCAGCCTACCAACGGCGATCAAAACCACTCTATCAAAGAGGGCATGGCACTTGTTCCAGCACCCGATGCTCCGCTTTTCGCGGAGGTCGACATGGGAGCAGACTCCTCCGCACTTACCGTCCGAGCCACCGTCGTCCAGGCCTCCACCGTCTTCTATGACACTCCCGCCACTCTTG ATAAGGCAGAGAGATTATTGGCGGAAGCAGCTGCTTATGGATCCCAGCTTGTTGTGTTTCCTGAAGCTTTTATTGGTGGTTACCCTCGTGGATCCAATTTTGGTGCTGCCGTTGGAAATAGAACTCCCAAAGGCAGAGAGGAGTTCCGCAAATATCATGCTTCAGCCATTAATGTCCCAG GTCCTGAAGTGGATCGCTTGGCAGCTATGGCTGGAAAATATAAACTATATTTAGTAATGGGTGTGATAGAGAGAGATGGATATACTCTTTATTGCACTATTTTGTTTTTTGATTCTCAAGGTCATTACCTGGGAAAGCACCGAAAACTCATGCCAACTGCCACAGAGCGTATAGTTTGGGGATTTGGGGATGGATCAACAATTCCTGTTATTGACACCCCAATTGGAAAAATTGGTGGTGCTATTTGTTGGGAAAATAGAATGCCACTTCTAAGGACAGCTATGTATGGTAAAG GTGTTGAGATATATTGTGCACCAACTGCTGATGCCAGAGGCACTTGGCAAGCAACAATGAAGCACATTGCTCTTGAGGGTGGGTGTTTCGTGCTATCTGCCAATCAGTTCTGCCGAAGGAAAGATTACCCATCTCCTCCAGAGTACATATTTTCTGGAATAGAAGAAGAACTCACACCAGATTCTGTTGTCTGTGCTGGAGGCAGTGTTATCATCTCACCCTTGGGGACTGTTTTAGCAGGACCCAATTATGATGGGGAGGCATTGATCTCAGCAGACCTAG ATCTTGGAGAAATAGCTTGTGCAAAGTTCGACTTTGATGTGGTTGGGCATTATTCAAGGTCTGAAGTTCTAAGCTTGACTGTAAGGGACCATCCAACAAATGCAGTTACCTTCACATCAGCAGCTGCAAAAACTGAAGGCTCTAGTAGATAG